The Candidatus Polarisedimenticolaceae bacterium DNA window GCGCCGAGGAAGCCGCCGCTCACTTCGCTCTTCGCGTAGCGTCCCGGCAGCAGCACGGCGAGCTCGCCGAGGCTCTTCTGGGTCCAGTCGTTGAGCACGCCGGTTTGCAAGAGCTCCAGGTTCTTCTCGTGGAGCGCGATCGCCTTCTGCTCGAGCGGGAACGCTTCCTTGTCGAGCGCGGCGTCGTACTCGTCGCGATCGGCCTCCGCGAGATCGGCCGGCCGTTCCGATTCCATCAGGGACCGGCTGAACTCGTGGTAGATCTCCGCCATGTAGAACGTCGCCGCGGCGGTCGCCTCCGCGATCTCGTACTCCGTCAGCTTGCTCATCGCCGCGAGGGCGGCGTCCATCCGCTGCTTCTTCTCCTTGAGGCTCGCCTCGAACGGCTGGCGCAGCTTGACCGCCGCGAAGTCCTGCTCGACCGCGATCGCGAGGACCAGGGCCGAGCGCGAGGCGATCGTCCGCGTGCGCTGGGTCCGGTCCGCCCCCGCTTCCGCCTCGACGCGCACGATCTCTTCGAGCTCCTGGCGGTACTTTCCGTCGTCGTGCGACGCCTTGTGGATCTCCGCGATCTTGAGGCGCGTCTCGAGCGCCGGCTCGACCGGCTGCGGGAACTCCTGGACGTAACGCGTGTACGCTTCGAGCGCCTTCTCCTGGGTGCCGGACTGCGCGTGGAGGTCGCCCGCGACGAGCAGCGCTTCCTGGCGGAGCGCCGTGTCCTTGGAGTCCGACGCGACGCGGTCGTACTCGTCGGCGGCGCGCCCGAGCTGGCCGTTCTGCCGGTAGGCGAGCGCGATCTGACGCGTCGCCTCGTGCTCGAGCGGATGATCGGGGAAGGCGTCGCGGAACCCTTCGAGCACCTTCGCCGCCGCGGTCCAATCCTCGAGCGACATGAGCGCGGTGCCGGCGTCGTACTCGGCCGCGGCGCGGATCGTCGACGTCGGCGCGGCCGTGCGGATCCTCAGGAAGTGATCGGCGGCCGCACGGTAGTCCTTCGCATCCCGCGCCGCCTCGCCCTGCTTGTAGATCGAGGCCGCCAGGTTGTCCACGAACTCGGCGTGCGACGCGTCGTCCTGCGGCGTCGCCGCGAGGACCTGCGTGTACGCCTTCTCGGCGCGCGGGTAGTCGGCGAGCTCGAACGAGCCGTGAGCGACCACGATCCACGCCGAGCGCCGGATCGCGCCTTCGGCGCCGGGGTACGAGTCGACGACGCGCTGGGCGATGGCGACGCCGTTCGGAAAGTCCTTCAGCTCGTAGAGATCGTCGGCGGCCGCGCCGAGGATCGCCGCCGCGCTCTCGTGCGCCGGGAAAGCGTCGGCGAACTTGATCGAGCTTGCCACCGTGTCGCGCTTGACGGCCTCTTGCCGGTCGGCAGGGGCGATCTTCAGCGCCTCGCGGTAGGCGTAGACCGCCGCGTAGCCGGCCGCGGCCGACTGCTCGTGCGCCGGGTACTCGTACGCCGTCCGCTCGTACTCCTTCGCCGCTTCGCCGAAATCCTTGTTCTCGAGGAGGAGGCCGGCGAGCTCGTAATCGATCTGCGGCGACGACGGATCCTTCGGGAAGGCCGTGAGATAGTCGCCGTACCAGCGCCGGGCCTCGCGATAGGCGGCGGTCTTCTCGGCGGGGTCCTGCGCGCTCTGGTACTGCGCGTGGTAGTGGCTCGCGAGGTCGGTCAGGTTCGTCTTGAGGTAGGCGAGCACTTCCGGCGACTCCTCCGGCTTGAAG harbors:
- a CDS encoding tetratricopeptide repeat protein, encoding MRRRALVAVVVPVLVAGCAPAHHEAPKTGTLAELRSVKPDVKDAKVEGGLDQAMSGYRKFLDETPETSMTPEAMRRLADLKLEKQFGLQKPPTAVPTAAKAQAPLPAGARESDEDFEQRTTTGSEVAWDRQAADPEGPREAIALYDKLLADYPNYKDSDQILYQKARAFDELGQTDEAIATMERLIRANPSSPHVDEVQYRRGEYFFMRRRFRDAESAYGAITAMGAKSSYYELALYKLGWTLYKQDLYEDALGKYMALLDYKVSIGYDFDATHEEDDERRVADTFRVISLSFSNLGGGTDTVRDWFAKFGNRSYEDRIYNNLGDHYLAKLRYDDAAGTFKAFVALYPFHKSAPKFSMRVIDTFTQGGFPKLVLEAKRDFAATYGLAAPYWTHFKPEESPEVLAYLKTNLTDLASHYHAQYQSAQDPAEKTAAYREARRWYGDYLTAFPKDPSSPQIDYELAGLLLENKDFGEAAKEYERTAYEYPAHEQSAAAGYAAVYAYREALKIAPADRQEAVKRDTVASSIKFADAFPAHESAAAILGAAADDLYELKDFPNGVAIAQRVVDSYPGAEGAIRRSAWIVVAHGSFELADYPRAEKAYTQVLAATPQDDASHAEFVDNLAASIYKQGEAARDAKDYRAAADHFLRIRTAAPTSTIRAAAEYDAGTALMSLEDWTAAAKVLEGFRDAFPDHPLEHEATRQIALAYRQNGQLGRAADEYDRVASDSKDTALRQEALLVAGDLHAQSGTQEKALEAYTRYVQEFPQPVEPALETRLKIAEIHKASHDDGKYRQELEEIVRVEAEAGADRTQRTRTIASRSALVLAIAVEQDFAAVKLRQPFEASLKEKKQRMDAALAAMSKLTEYEIAEATAAATFYMAEIYHEFSRSLMESERPADLAEADRDEYDAALDKEAFPLEQKAIALHEKNLELLQTGVLNDWTQKSLGELAVLLPGRYAKSEVSGGFLGAIDTFVYRTPVSLIYGPIQGDTDAASSTDTARLVTP